A window of Companilactobacillus allii genomic DNA:
CCGAATTGTTTAACCGCTGCATCAGGCATTAGTGACTTTATAATATTATTCGTAAAATCAATAATCCATTCAAGCACATTCTGAGCTTTACCAGGTCTCATCGTAACATGACGTGACAATGCGAAAACAAGGACAAAGACAAGAATTGCGGCAATCAATGCTGATAAATCATTAGCAACATTGAATCTCAAACCCAGGAAATCGATAAACTTATATTTATCATTCAACAATACCCCCCCTTTCTTCGCTTATTGAAAACAATTGATACCACAAAATAATAACACTTCTAAAAATATATTCAAACAATGTTTTTATTTTATTTTGTACCAAATAGACGATCACCAGCGTCACCTAATCCGGGGAAAATATAGCCACTATCGGTGATCTTTTCATCTAATGAGGCTGCATAAATGTCTACATCTGGATGTGCCTCTTGAACTGCTTTAACACCTTCTGGTGCAGCAACAAGAACAACAAGTCGCATGTGTTTTGCTCCACGTTTTTTCAATGCTTCGATGGCCATATTTGCGGATCCACCTGTAGCAAGCATTGGATCAACGATGAACAATTCACGTTCATCAATATCACTAGGTAATTTAACAAAATATTCATGTGGTTTAAGCGTCTTTTCGTCACGATACATTCCGATATGACCAACTTTGGCAGCTGGAATCAATTCCAAAACGCCATCGACCATACCTAAACCGGCACGGAGTATAGGAATAACTGCTAGTTTCTTACCTGCAAGAACTTTTTGTTTTGACTTTCCCATTGGAGTTTCAATTTCAATTTCCTTCAATGGCAAGTCCCTAGTAATTTCATAAACCATCAATTCACCAATTTCATTGGCAACTTCACGAAACACTTTAGTACCAGTGTGCTTGTTTCTGATAATTGTTAATTTATGTTGGATCAGTGGGTGGTTTAATACTTGAAATTTAGACATTTTTGACTCTCCTCTTTATTTATAGCTTTTATTAATTAACTTAATAAACCTCTTATTATTTCTCGAAATGCTTTTGACCAGCTGATTTGTTCAAGCGGTTTCTATATGCTTCTCCATGATCAGCTTCTGGAAATCCTTGAGCCAGAATATACTCTACATTCTGTCCATCAAGTCCTCTTAATCCAGCAAACAATTCCTTTGATGCACCGTAAATATCATTACCTAACGAAAACTTTAATTGTCCCTCTGCGTCAGGAATAGTAGATAACACGTCTTCAGTAGCCATAATGCCTAATTTGTTAGTTTTATATTCAGCAATAGCTTTTGTAAAGTCGTTAGTATCGTCAACAATAATTACCTGTGCACTTGGTGCGTAATGCTTATATTTCATGCCGGGAGCCTTTGGTATTTCACCAGCTGCCACCTTATGATGATCACTATTTACATTATCCAGTACTTGTAACAAGTCTTCAACCGTAATCATCCCTGGACGCAAGACAGTTGGTATATCTGTTGAAAGATCAATAACAGTAGACTCCACACCAAGCTTAGTTGGACCGTCATCAAGTATAGCTGAAATTTTTCCCTTCAAATCATGATAAACGTGCTTAGCCAAAGTTGGACTAGGTTTACCACTAGTATTAGCTGAGGGACCAACGATTGGTTTACCAAACGTTTTGATAAGGTTCAAAGTAGTGGAATTATTAGGCATCCTGAAGGCAGCAGTACTCAGACCACCAGTGACTTCTTTTGATAAACTACCCGGTTGAATCGGCATAATGATGGTCAAAGGACCTGGCCAAAACTTGCTCATTAGTTTCTCCGCCATTGGCTTATAAGTTAAATCTGCATATTCCCAAACCATTTCTGGACTAGACACATGAACAATCAAAGGATTATCACTTGGACGACCCTTTGCAGCATACACATCTTTAACCACATCTGGGCGTGTTGCATCAGCACCAAGACCGTAAACAGTCTCAGTTGGAAATGCCACTAATTTACCATCAGCGAGAAACTCAACAGCTTTTGATATTTCTGTATTCTTTAATATTTCTGTTTCCAAATCTATATCTTCCCCTTTTCAGCTTTTAGATAGCGATAGTTGCCACTCATGTCTTTATAAAATTCCACTTTATATCCCGGCATATTTTTAGCAAAGATCTCTTCCAAAGCAGATTTTTGGTGATATCCAAACTCCATATACAAAATACCATTCTCAGTCAAATATTTATCAGCATTTTGTGATATGTCTTGATAAAATTTTAATCCAAATTCATCTCCATATAAAGCTAAATCGGGTTCATATTTAATAACACTTGGATCCATCACCGATTTTTCTTGATGAGAAATATACGGAGGATTGGAAACAATGACATCAAATGGCTCTGGAATAACCTTTTCAAACAAATCACTCTGTTTTAAAAAAACATTATCTGCTTGATAATTATCTGCATTTAATTCAGCAATTTTAAGTGCCTCTTTTGAAATATCAGTACCCAAAATATCATCTTCAGGAAAAGCTAACCCCAAACTTATAGCAATGACCCCTGAACCCGTACCAATATCCCAAATGTTTTCCTTTTTACCGGTATGATCATCAATTATTTTTTGAACCATTTCTTCAGTTTCCTGTCTTGGAATCAAAACATCTTGATTTACTGTGAAACTTCGTCCCATAAAGTAAGCATTCCCTAAGATATATTGAACCGGCTCATCCATACCTAAACGGACTACCCCATCATGAAACTGTCTCATAATTTTCCCGGGGACATCTTCATTACGGTGCAATTGTAACTGCGTATAATTAAATCCAGTTAATTCTTCCATCAAGTATTCAGCATCTTCAGGAAATTTTTTTTCCTGTTTTAGCATTAAAAAAGCCCTTTTCAGGGCATTAGAATAGCTTAGTTTCTCCACTTTGAATTTGCTCCAATTTTTGAGTTTGATCATTGACAATTAATGCATCAATAATTTCATCAAGTTCACCATTCATAATTCGGTCTAACTTATTCAAAGAAAGACCTATACGGTGATCTGTCACACGATTTTGTGGGTAATTATAAGTTCTAATCCGCTCAGAACGATCTCCAGTACCAACAGCTGACTTACGTTTCTCATCGTATTCACTTTGATTTTCTGATTCATAATAATCGTAAACACGAGATTTAAGAATTTGCATAGCTTTTTCACGGTTTTGTTGTTGCGAACGTTGATCTTGCATAGCAACGACAATTCCAGTTGGTAAATGGGTCATACGAACGGCAGATGAAGTTTTATTAATATGTTGTCCACCGGCACCAGATGATCTATAAACATCAGTACGAATATCCTTTGGATCTAGATCAATATCAACTTCATCATATTCAGGCATAACGGCAACTGTAGCAGTTGAAGTATGGACACGACCAGCTGATTCTGTTGATGGGATACGTTGAACACGATGTGCCCCATTTTCATACTTCAGCTTAGAATAAACACGACTACCAGTAATCATAACAGCGACATCTTTATAACCACCGACTTCTGTTGAATTCTCATCAACAATATCAAAAGTCCAGCCTTGTTTTTCAGCATATTTACTGTACATGCTTAGTAGATCAGCAGCAAATAAACTGGCCTCATCACCACCGGCAGCTCCACGAATTTCCATAATTATATTTTTATCATCATTAGGATCTTTTGGAAGCATCAATAATGTGATCTCATGTTCAAGTTTTTCTGCTGCATCTTTAGATGAATTCAATTCATCCTTTGCCATAGCTTGCATTTCTGGGTCATCAGTTTCACGCATTATTTCATCGCTATCACTTATACTCTTTTGCAATTCTTTGTAGCGATTGAAGGCATTAACGATATCACGCATATCAGCTTCTTCTTTTGAATAGGCCATATAACGTTTTGTATCATTGATAATTTCAGGATCACTCATTAATTCTTGTAACTCGGCATATCTTTCAACTAGTGTTTCAAGTTGTTCTAAAATTTTATCCAATTTAACGATCCTTTCTATTTATTCTCTACCATTGGAGGATGATTATAATGGCGTCGACATACTGGGTAATACATTTCATTTCCACCGATAGCAACTTGATTACCCTCATAAACTGGTTGCCCATCGAGCATACGCATATTCATTGTAGCCTTTTTAGTACAGAACCAGCATATGGTCTTCATTTCTTCTATCTTGTCAGCATAAAGTAACAAATACTTGGATCCTTCGAATAATTCATTTTTGAAATCATTCTTCAATCCAAAGGCCATAACTGGAATTCCTAAATCATCTACTACCTGAGTTAACTCAAGAACTTGTTTTTTTGTCATGAATTCACATTCATCGATCAAAATGCATGCAGCTCTTGGATTCTCTCTTCTAACAATATCATAAACATCTGAGTCTTTCTTCAATGCAATTGCATCCCGGTCTAATCCCATACGACTTTTGATTTTTCCAGCACCAGATCTAGTATCTACAATACTAGTCATTAGGATAACTGATTTGCCTTGTTCTTCATAGTTGTGTGCTACTTTCAAAATCTCAATAGATTTTCCACTATTCATAGCACCATACTTAAAAAATAATTGCGCCAAAGTTCCGCCTCCAAAATTACGTCCTTGAAGATTATAACTAAAAAAACGTCCCTTGAACATATTAAACATTGACTAAATTCAATCAAAATCAGATAAAATGTAATTTAGTTGTGATAGTATATTTTTAATACAAACTAATTGGGGTTTTAAAATGACATTTAAATCAAGCATCGCTACACTTACTGGAAAATCATCATACTTTATTTTAAGTAAGTTTTTCAACGGAGGTTCTTCTTATCCGGGAAAAATTGCTTATAAGATTGATCCAGATATTTTAACTAGTTTAGGAAAAAATTACGACTTAATTATCGTAACTGGAACTAATGGTAAAACTTTGACAACATCATTGATCAACAAAATGGTTACTCAAAAATACGATGATGTTTTAACTAATCCCACTGGATCGAATATGATCCAAGGTATAGTTACTAGTTTTGTCACACACCACAAAACAAGCAAAAAGCCACTAGCCGTCTTAGAAGTTGACGAAGCAAACGTTGAGATCATCTGTAAGTATATTAAGCCAAAATACTTCGTACTAACGAATATCTTCCGTGACCAAATGGATCGCTATGGTGAAATTTATACAACTTATCAAAAAATTCTCAATGGTATTAAATTGGCACCAGACGCTACTATCATCGCCAATGGTGATGCCGCCATTTTCTCTTCCAAAAAATTACCAAACAAAGTCATTTACTATGGATTCTCAAGTAAGGGACATGAAAAAGACGATATTAAAGCACCAACAAATACTGATGGTGTCCTCTGCCCTAACTGCAATCATATTATGCACTATCATTTTATTTCATACGCTAACTTGGGTAGTTATTTTTGTCCTAACTGTGGATTCAAACAAAACGACCTCAAATACCAAGTAACAAATATCAAAACACTATTACCTAACAAAACAGAATTCGAGATCAATGGGAACTCCTTTACAATGAATATTGGTGGTAAATATAATATTTATAATGCCTTAGCAGCTTTTGCTGTTGCTTCTGAGATGGGTATCACCGTCGATCAAATGCAAAAAGCCTTTTCATATGATGAAAAAGTATTTGGTCGTCAAGAGACTATCACAGTTGATAAAAAGGACGTAAATATTATCCTAGTCAAAAATCCAGTTGGATTGAATCAAGTTATCGAAACAATTTTGAGTGATAAATCAGACTACTCATTGGCATTTCTTCTTAACGCCAATTATGCCGATGGTATTGATACTAGCTGGATCTGGGACGCAAATTTTGAGGACTTTAATTACGATAAAATACCATTAGTTATCACTGGTGGTAAACGAGTTAAAGATGTTACTTATCGTTTCAAAATTGCTGGATTAAACATGAACAAGAATATAGAAACAGTTGAAATTGAAGATTTTGTTAAACAAATCCCAAATATTCCAACAGATAAAATATACGTTCTAGCTACATATACCGCTATGATGGGACTTAGAAAAGTTCTTAGCGATGGTGGATACATTAAAAAATAAGATTATAATTTTCCTCGTATAACGCAAAATAAGCCGACATTTACTTACGTAAATACCGGTTTATTTTGCATTATGCTCGAAAACTGAACGTGTTTTGTCACGCGTTTTCACTTACTCTCATTTAAAAAACTATCTAAAATCACATCTCGATGTTTCAAAAATACTTCATTGTGTTCAATTGGGTGAACTCTATTTGTTAATACAACCATAGCATTCTTGTGGATATAATCTAATGCAATAAAATGACCTGTATATCCAGTATGAAAAAGTATATTACCAGGTTTAATATCCCAGCCTAGCGATCTGCCTGGGAACAAATCAGTAAAGTTCTTGTATAAAAATTTATATTTTTTTGTTAACATAACTCTGGAAAATTCCATTACATCAACTAAACTCGAAAACATACCGGCTGATCCGCAATGTATGCCCAGCTGACGAGCTTTTGGATCATTCGGTACACCAATAAGCATTTGTCCATTAACTTCGTATGTTGGGGTGCAACGGGCTATTTCAGGTGAAAAAGTTGTATCCATTAGGTTCCAAGTATCCCTTACAAAGTTATTAATAACTGTCTGAACTGGCAGTTGATAGATTTTTTCTATTATTAAGCCCAAAAATATCATGCCTGTATCCGTGTATACAACTTTTTTATTAAAATTGTCAGTTACTGGTAATGATAACAATGCATCGATTAATTGTTGGTCATTCAAACTGTCACGATTTTGAATATATCCAGCTATTCCTGATGTATGCGTTAACAAATGAAATATTTCTACACGCCCGTCCTTAAACTGTGGTAAATATTTATTGATTGGATCATGTAAACTTAATTTTTTTTCATCAATCAATTTCAAGATGATCGGTACTGTACCCATAACCTTTGTTAGTGAGGCCAAATCATATAATTCATCACCTTTTAATAGCGTGATCTTAGGTACCCAGGACTTATCACCAGCAAAATTGGATTCATCAAGACTAGTTTGTATGTCACTATCACTATAGTTACTAATAAATCCATAACTGACACCAGGTACAACTTGTTGATTAACCATATCCAATATCTGTGCTTCTGTTTGTTGAAATTTTTTCATACTGTTATCTCCACAATTGTTGATACCACAATTGTATCGTAAAAATAGTAATGAGACATAATTTAACTTTATTATGGCTAGAAAGTAGTTATGACAAATTTTGTTTTCA
This region includes:
- a CDS encoding L-threonylcarbamoyladenylate synthase, coding for METEILKNTEISKAVEFLADGKLVAFPTETVYGLGADATRPDVVKDVYAAKGRPSDNPLIVHVSSPEMVWEYADLTYKPMAEKLMSKFWPGPLTIIMPIQPGSLSKEVTGGLSTAAFRMPNNSTTLNLIKTFGKPIVGPSANTSGKPSPTLAKHVYHDLKGKISAILDDGPTKLGVESTVIDLSTDIPTVLRPGMITVEDLLQVLDNVNSDHHKVAAGEIPKAPGMKYKHYAPSAQVIIVDDTNDFTKAIAEYKTNKLGIMATEDVLSTIPDAEGQLKFSLGNDIYGASKELFAGLRGLDGQNVEYILAQGFPEADHGEAYRNRLNKSAGQKHFEK
- the upp gene encoding uracil phosphoribosyltransferase; the protein is MSKFQVLNHPLIQHKLTIIRNKHTGTKVFREVANEIGELMVYEITRDLPLKEIEIETPMGKSKQKVLAGKKLAVIPILRAGLGMVDGVLELIPAAKVGHIGMYRDEKTLKPHEYFVKLPSDIDERELFIVDPMLATGGSANMAIEALKKRGAKHMRLVVLVAAPEGVKAVQEAHPDVDIYAASLDEKITDSGYIFPGLGDAGDRLFGTK
- the prmC gene encoding peptide chain release factor N(5)-glutamine methyltransferase, whose amino-acid sequence is MEKLSYSNALKRAFLMLKQEKKFPEDAEYLMEELTGFNYTQLQLHRNEDVPGKIMRQFHDGVVRLGMDEPVQYILGNAYFMGRSFTVNQDVLIPRQETEEMVQKIIDDHTGKKENIWDIGTGSGVIAISLGLAFPEDDILGTDISKEALKIAELNADNYQADNVFLKQSDLFEKVIPEPFDVIVSNPPYISHQEKSVMDPSVIKYEPDLALYGDEFGLKFYQDISQNADKYLTENGILYMEFGYHQKSALEEIFAKNMPGYKVEFYKDMSGNYRYLKAEKGKI
- a CDS encoding thymidine kinase, translating into MAQLFFKYGAMNSGKSIEILKVAHNYEEQGKSVILMTSIVDTRSGAGKIKSRMGLDRDAIALKKDSDVYDIVRRENPRAACILIDECEFMTKKQVLELTQVVDDLGIPVMAFGLKNDFKNELFEGSKYLLLYADKIEEMKTICWFCTKKATMNMRMLDGQPVYEGNQVAIGGNEMYYPVCRRHYNHPPMVENK
- a CDS encoding Mur ligase family protein; translated protein: MTFKSSIATLTGKSSYFILSKFFNGGSSYPGKIAYKIDPDILTSLGKNYDLIIVTGTNGKTLTTSLINKMVTQKYDDVLTNPTGSNMIQGIVTSFVTHHKTSKKPLAVLEVDEANVEIICKYIKPKYFVLTNIFRDQMDRYGEIYTTYQKILNGIKLAPDATIIANGDAAIFSSKKLPNKVIYYGFSSKGHEKDDIKAPTNTDGVLCPNCNHIMHYHFISYANLGSYFCPNCGFKQNDLKYQVTNIKTLLPNKTEFEINGNSFTMNIGGKYNIYNALAAFAVASEMGITVDQMQKAFSYDEKVFGRQETITVDKKDVNIILVKNPVGLNQVIETILSDKSDYSLAFLLNANYADGIDTSWIWDANFEDFNYDKIPLVITGGKRVKDVTYRFKIAGLNMNKNIETVEIEDFVKQIPNIPTDKIYVLATYTAMMGLRKVLSDGGYIKK
- the prfA gene encoding peptide chain release factor 1 translates to MDKILEQLETLVERYAELQELMSDPEIINDTKRYMAYSKEEADMRDIVNAFNRYKELQKSISDSDEIMRETDDPEMQAMAKDELNSSKDAAEKLEHEITLLMLPKDPNDDKNIIMEIRGAAGGDEASLFAADLLSMYSKYAEKQGWTFDIVDENSTEVGGYKDVAVMITGSRVYSKLKYENGAHRVQRIPSTESAGRVHTSTATVAVMPEYDEVDIDLDPKDIRTDVYRSSGAGGQHINKTSSAVRMTHLPTGIVVAMQDQRSQQQNREKAMQILKSRVYDYYESENQSEYDEKRKSAVGTGDRSERIRTYNYPQNRVTDHRIGLSLNKLDRIMNGELDEIIDALIVNDQTQKLEQIQSGETKLF
- a CDS encoding serine hydrolase domain-containing protein encodes the protein MKKFQQTEAQILDMVNQQVVPGVSYGFISNYSDSDIQTSLDESNFAGDKSWVPKITLLKGDELYDLASLTKVMGTVPIILKLIDEKKLSLHDPINKYLPQFKDGRVEIFHLLTHTSGIAGYIQNRDSLNDQQLIDALLSLPVTDNFNKKVVYTDTGMIFLGLIIEKIYQLPVQTVINNFVRDTWNLMDTTFSPEIARCTPTYEVNGQMLIGVPNDPKARQLGIHCGSAGMFSSLVDVMEFSRVMLTKKYKFLYKNFTDLFPGRSLGWDIKPGNILFHTGYTGHFIALDYIHKNAMVVLTNRVHPIEHNEVFLKHRDVILDSFLNESK